In Vicia villosa cultivar HV-30 ecotype Madison, WI unplaced genomic scaffold, Vvil1.0 ctg.000227F_1_1, whole genome shotgun sequence, the genomic window GCTTGGTGGTTTCCTTGTTAAACCAGGCTAAATATTCCTGTAAGGGATCAATATGACCTTGTTGAACGCTGAACATGCTCATTGTGGAAACCTTCTGGTGTTTGTTAGCTTAGAACTGGTGGATCATATTTCTTGCTAGATCTTAGTAGCTCGATATCGAGAACCCCGGGAAACGCATATACCATTGGAGGGCCACCTGTTTCAACATTCCAGCCATCAATTTTCATTTTAGTGAGTTACTTACCCTAATGATAGCCATTTAAGTATTGATGGAGATTATGTGTTTGTGCTGGTCGCTCTTACCATAAAACGATACTAGGGATGATGGCTTGAAATTTCCGGGGACTGGAGCGTCACAAATTTTAGTAGTGAGGGGTCAAGGATCCACATGATCTACTTGTTCGATTACATCCAATCTTGtttaatggaaatacaccgacggtgtaaagcagttttacatTGTCAGTGAAATCCAAAccgttaaattttataaaaatttgactttttctttaaattaaatataaagtatttatttttaagggttgtgatgcactacctttaaactctaaaaatataataaatccaGTGTAGATGATGTAGAATCTTAGATAGATCtctttatgataaaaaaaaactcATCATTACATACAATAAATCTCCAACGGTCAGAAGTCAGAAAAACGTCAACTCCGTTACTCTCATAACGGTCACATTTACCATCTTCACTACACAACCCTTCACTCTCTTTCTGTCTCACCTCTCTCTGATCATCAATGGAACCCGCAAAAATCGATTGGAAGAATCTAGAATGGAACTTCGCTGTAGACGAACTCTACGAACACCTCAACGCACCCAAATACGTCGATTTCTTGTCCCTCAATCATAGCATCAACAACAACGATGATGAAGCTTGGTTTTGCAAACCTGGTtcgtttctttttctctttctttccagttgattctcaattgggtttattaAAGTTTCGATTTTTATTAATGGGTCTTACATTACTCATttcttgtttttggttttttttgttgttgttgttgttgttgttgtagattGCAATCACCCTAAAACACCTGAGGATTTTCTCAGATCACCAAGCCCTTTCAAGGTTTCAATTCTTGTCTTCGAAGTTTCTATTTTTGTTAGCTTGAGATAAGGGTTTCAATTTTTGCTGGTTTTCTTTTAAGATTACTTTCCCCCAAATTTTTCTGTAATTTTCTATGCACCTGTTCATTATTGTGAGCAACTTTGTAGATAATGGTCGCGATCTCGTAAAGGGTTTCGTGATTTCGGTTGGTAGAGGTGTTATGAGACACAAATTGCAGTCGCCACAGTGTGAATTAACCACATTatgtttttttatcataaaaatgatAATTAATGATATTGGTATTGACATCTTCGGCCACTGTTTTGTTGCATCCGTTTTCCCAGACCGAGTTTTAAAACATTTGTTCTGAGCTTCTACATGGTGTTTTCTAGTTAACTGTCTTAAAAATAAGCCTTTTTTTCGATACCATTTTGTTGCAGCCGTTTTTACCATTTTGTCTTAGAAATAAGCTCTTTTTTCGATATTATTTTGTTGCAGCCGTTTTTGCCATAACAGACCGATTTTTAGGTTCTGAGCTTCTATATGGTGTTCTTCTAGTTAACTGTATTAGAAATAAGCTCTTTTTCCGATACCGTTTTGTCGAAGCCGATTTTGCGGTAATAGGCCGTTTTTTACAACCTTGGTTCTGAGCTTTTATATGGTGTTGTTCTAGTTAACTGTCTTAGAAAtaagctctttttttttttttttttgaacttctgCTATCTTCTTTCACAATGGTTAGAATTAGAAATCCATTTTGTAAGAGTTTCTTTCTTATTAAAGATTATTGGGTTGTCTCTTTTTGTAGGTTACTTTCTAAGCTTGTGTTCATTGTTCTAAGCTCTAATATGATTTTATTATACTCAACTGTTAGGTTAATTCCTTCTTTGTTTTTTCTTATATGAAGGCTAGTAGAAGTCCATTTTATTTCTCAGAAAATTTTCCAAGTAGTGACAAAAGTAAAAGGTAATTGTATCTAAACCCTTTCCCTTTTCAATTGCGATTTGAGATTATGCTGAAAGATTGAGTCACTGATATTAGAGTTTGTGTATTTCTTTAGAGATATGAAACTCAAGAGAAGGGTGCCACCTATTTCATCATCTTCTCCTCAAGATGATAAATTCAGATTCAACATAGATAGCGAAAACCAAAACCCGAATTTGGTTACTCCTCAATTCAAGTCGACGAAGGCTTTGATCAAGTCAAGTGATGAGAAGAAGAAACCAGTTGATGAAACATTGCAGGAAAACAATGCGGCGGTGCCTTCATTGAAATCAACTCTTTCCGCGAAGAATTTGTTTTCGAGACGGCCTATTTTGAATCAAATTACAGAATTCTGCAATGAATTGAGGAGATTGGCGATAAGAGCTAGGGAGAGAGAAAATACTGAAAATACTGAAAATTTGAACCCTATAGAGATTAAAGAAGAGGTTGTTGTGCATCACGAGAAGACTCCGCCGGTTAAAGCTTTGGCAGAAAGGAAACCACTGCTTGAAATGGGTAAGGCTGAAAGATTGGAGGGGACGTGTGTTAAAGGAAAGTTAAACCGAAAGAAGTAAGTGTTCTCTCTCCTATAATGTCCGACACCGATACATGTAGTTACATTCAATTAATTACTAATGACGTCTTAGTGTCAAGTTGTGTCAATTGCCTTAGTGTCAAGTTGTGTCAATTGCCCCGTGTCCGTGTCCGTATCAGTGTTTGGGTTCAATAGGTGTCCACCGTAAGCTATCTGGTCCGAATTAGCTAACTTTTTACTCTTGTATTATGCAGAAGACCCGATGAGGCAGAAAACATGCCTATAACTCTTGACATGGAGAATGTAAGACACAATAGGGATAATATCTTACAACAGATTCGAACAAATCCTCCTTCTCCTCAGTGCTTCTCTGCAGGACTCACTAGACCTAACCCTTCAAAGGGTTCCAGATCCCGGCTGATGGTATGTTCAAACTCTACGATTAAACCATTCTTATTGACCGATGATGACTTACTATTCTTACTATTATTATCATGCCGCAAACTTGATGATGAAGCTTATCATGCAGGAGAGAGGAATACTTGAAGAAGTTGAGCAAAACAAGGATACCGCAAAGGACTCGTTAGCACAAAACAACAGCAAAAGTATTACAGTAAATGATGGAAGAGAAACCAAAGCCTTGGACATGTTTTGGTTCTTCAAGCCTTGCACAGCAATGTCAAGCTgaatttcacttgaaattaatCTGGCTCAAAAGTGATTATAAATttcattcattctttcatttgtTGTACTATATAAaaatttgaaactattgattCAATACACTTGTACTGAACCTGAAATCTGTCAATAAATTGTTACATACATATTTGCATGTGACTTATTTGAGGAGTTGTTTTTGTTGAAAAAAAGCCAAATTGCAATTTGCAGGCAAACACTTGCTCCATCGAAACATCTTTGTTATTGAAGACTATCTTTACTTGCTTTCCATATATTCCAAATGCAAGTAAACCACACCATTCTTTATTTTTTGGAATGCGATCTTCCACTCCCAAATAAGGCTTCAAATTGCTTAAGGTGGGACATACGTTCTCTTTGAAATATTGTGGATACGCCGAGCCAACTGCAAAACATATACCAGCAAAAATAGGGCACTAATAAAAAGGCGAGATACACCTATACTGCACCCACCAACACATAGATGTGAATCTAGGCCAATGACACCTCTCCTCAATAAATTGTTTTTAGCAGCCTATTATGAACCATTCCCCATACTATGTTTACCTTGTAACTCTCTTTAACCCAATAATCTTCTTAAGCATAGTCTATGAATCTACATACAAGTTATGGACActggcggagccaggaattttaggtagtctgggcaaaaactttacaccattgattatttatctgttttaattttcacaccttatttttactaattttgtcctAATTTTGCCCCTGagtttgtctaaaaatcgactatcaACCTTTTTCATTGTTTAtaagattaaatatgtttttagtctctataaatatGACAATCTTCAATTTTAATTCAtacaaaatttttcttcaaataatGGTTCTCGCAACGGAAGTTTACGTGTCACGCCACGTGTCACGTCACGTCAATTGAAGTCAATACTAAAGAAAAAAGAGACAGATTTGAGTAAAAACCAAACCAGAAACTTTGTTAATATTATATGCAAATAAGAATATTCTAATTTTCTATTCAAGCTAGTCATATTTTCCTGCATGTAACAAAAATGAAGGAATAGAAACTTTAGTCAGAGAAAAAAGCTGAATAAACAAAAATTTGAGTAAAAACTTTTTTTCATGATTACTTGTAATACATTAATGCTACGTTTGTTTTATATGCAGAGTTAGCAAGTAACTGATGATGATGAGGTTTAACTATTACTTGTGTTGTGTTGTTAATGTCATTTATGGGGggaagaaagaaaggaaaaacaaagaagaaattaaGATGGTAATCTTTATGGAgaagaatgaagaaaaaaagaatggTAGCAACAACAAAGATGTTGTAAACCATCGAAAGACTTCCATGGCATGACAGTTTCAGAGGTGCAGGTTGAGTGAATATTTAAGGTAATGAATTCATGTGAGGATGTCTAAGATGTTGCAAACCTAAGTTATTGTAAGACTAATCAACAAAGTTTTAGTACTAGGTGTTCGTGAGGTTGAAGGCATGTACAATCATCCTCAAAAGTAGAGATCATGTAGTTCTGAATATTTCCCTTGAAAAATTGCTTGTGAAAAATTGtcatttttaagttatttaaagggggtttaaaacccctgcAATCTGTATTCCTTTCTTTAGTTTTGACTTTAACTAACCTGGCGTAACACGTGGCGTGCCAGAtaagcctccgttagtggaatctaacgAGAGAGACCAAAAATAGAGACGGAAAATATTGTGAGGACCATTGTTTGACGAaaatttttgtagggactaaaattgaaagttgtcatatttatagggactaaaaacatatttaacccttgttTATATTGAAAAACCATCGATTTCACCTTATCTACATGTCAATGCTCTATATCACACCCAATTCTATTGTGTATAATTTTCCACCCCCATTTACCAAAAGGTCCTCGTTAAAAACTCTCAAACTTCATATAACCAAGTCTCCCTCATCGATAGGATTACAAATCCTATCCCATTTCACTTATTTTGTTTTCCTCTCATCCTCTCTCACACtccaaaagaaaattttaaacatAGATTTAAGTTTTGAGACAATATCTGACAGAGCTTtgaaaaaagaaaggaaataaaTTGGAATAGGTGAAAGTACTGAATTTAGCATTACTGCACGACCACTGATGAAAAGATGTTTATGTTTTAATTTGAATAGTCTAGATCTAACTGTATCATTCACTATTTGCCAAGACTTTTTTGATCTCGGATTTGCTACTATCGTGATTTCAAGGTAGCTGAATGAATTTTTTCCTACCTTGTAAATTAGAATATCAACAACTTCATTAAGCTAGCCTGACATCAACTGAAAAAACATCGAATTTGTCTTTAAAATCTTGGCGTTCCCCCACTTTTGACCTATGATTAGCGTGTTACCCACATATTGCAGATGCGAGCACCAGGAAGAAGGGCGAAAACAAATCCGTAatccaagaaatcttacctcgACCAAGCATTGAAATACTAGCCACGGTTGCAGAGGTGAATGCCATTGGGGATGCCACCTGCTGGATGACACCGGTATACCACTACTTGGCAAGAGAAATCTTACCCGACGACCCAAAGGAAGCCACAGTCTTCAGGAGAAGAGCTTGCTCCTATGTTTTGGTCGAAGGCCGGTTATATCGTCGGGGATTCTCCATCCTTCTCCTCAAATGTGTCGACGAAAGCAAAGTCCCCCACATCCTGCAGGAGATACACGAGGGAATAAATGCCCAACATCTAGGAGGAAGTTCACTTGCTCGAAAGGCACTGCGAGCAGAATACTACTAGCTTACGATGCAACAAGAAGCTAAGGAACACGTgaagaaatgcgacaaatgccaacgATTCGGGGACATGCACATAACACCCGCAACGAGCTTAAATCCTTATCATCGCCTTGGCCGTTCTCCTGGTGGGGCATGGACCTCCTCGAACCATTCATCACAGGCTCCAACAAGAACAAGTACCTAATCGTGGCCGTCAACTACTTTACCAAATGGATCATAGCGGAACCACTGGCCAAAATAACGGTGCATAACGTTCTCCGTTTCTATAAAAGAAACATACTCGCCCGGTTCGGAGTACCCCTGGCCATCATAACCGACAATGGGACCCAGCTCACCGACAAAAACTTCCAGGAATTCATCACAAGGCTAGGAACAAATAAGCACTTCGCTTCTGTCGAGCACCCCCAAACAAATGGACAAGCGGAGGCCGCCAACAAAGTCATTCTGAGAGGCCTTAAAAGAAGACTTGACGTGATCAAAAATAGGTGGGTCAAAGAGCTACACAACGTCCTCTGGGCCTACAGGACTACGCCCCATTCCAACACCGGGGAAACCCCCTTTCGGTTGACGTACGGGATCGAGGCTGTAATACCAATTGAAGTGTACGAGCCCACTAGACGAACCGAAGAGCCTCTAGACGAGGAGATGAA contains:
- the LOC131625585 gene encoding uncharacterized protein LOC131625585, with the protein product MEPAKIDWKNLEWNFAVDELYEHLNAPKYVDFLSLNHSINNNDDEAWFCKPDCNHPKTPEDFLRSPSPFKASRSPFYFSENFPSSDKSKRDMKLKRRVPPISSSSPQDDKFRFNIDSENQNPNLVTPQFKSTKALIKSSDEKKKPVDETLQENNAAVPSLKSTLSAKNLFSRRPILNQITEFCNELRRLAIRARERENTENTENLNPIEIKEEVVVHHEKTPPVKALAERKPLLEMGKAERLEGTCVKGKLNRKKRPDEAENMPITLDMENVRHNRDNILQQIRTNPPSPQCFSAGLTRPNPSKGSRSRLMERGILEEVEQNKDTAKDSLAQNNSKSITVNDGRETKALDMFWFFKPCTAMSS